A single region of the Leisingera thetidis genome encodes:
- a CDS encoding MlaC/ttg2D family ABC transporter substrate-binding protein: MDRRNFLMSAGAVLAVAPQPLWALNENSASTLINSLVADINRVIDSGKGENAMFREFERIFQRYSDTSYIAAYALGVDGRRASSAQKKAFSKAFQGYISRKYGKRFREFIGGKLEVKGVKKVKKWYEVSTIAYLKGQSPFEVTFLVSDRSGRDLFFNMFIEGVNLLLTERTEIGAILDSKKGDIDALIAELDRLS; encoded by the coding sequence ATGGACCGCCGCAATTTTCTGATGAGTGCCGGCGCCGTGCTGGCAGTTGCGCCGCAGCCGCTGTGGGCATTGAACGAAAACAGCGCCAGCACGCTGATCAACAGCCTGGTTGCCGATATCAACCGTGTGATCGACTCCGGCAAGGGCGAGAACGCGATGTTCCGCGAGTTCGAGCGGATCTTCCAGCGTTACAGCGACACCTCCTATATCGCGGCATATGCACTGGGGGTGGACGGGCGCCGGGCGTCTTCGGCCCAGAAGAAGGCGTTCTCCAAGGCGTTCCAGGGCTACATCTCGCGCAAATACGGCAAGCGCTTCCGCGAATTCATCGGCGGCAAGCTGGAGGTCAAGGGCGTCAAGAAGGTGAAGAAATGGTATGAGGTGAGCACCATTGCCTACCTCAAGGGCCAGTCGCCGTTTGAGGTGACGTTCCTGGTGTCGGACCGCTCGGGCCGGGATCTGTTCTTCAACATGTTCATCGAAGGGGTGAACCTGCTGCTGACCGAGCGCACCGAGATCGGCGCGATCCTGGACAGCAAGAAGGGCGACATCGACGCGCTGATCGCCGAGCTGGACCGGCTGAGCTGA
- a CDS encoding transglycosylase domain-containing protein — MAQGSGRKPLVADKRYSKGGRGKPSAAKKPARKAPARKARKPGLLARLFARKKTRARPVPKKRGFIGLLLAPFAFAFRLAWGLTWRIGMVVCLLAGLAVAFQYARLPEVSAYLDGRARGSVTILDREGEVFAWRGDQFGGVVTADTVSPHLKNAIVATEDKRFYRHFGISPRGVASAIRINLSEGRGPLSGHGGSTITQQAAKLLCLGKVYDPAEWKSESAYEADCRKGSLWRKGTEAIFALAMEAKYTKDEILSIYMNRAYMGGGAYGAEAAAQRYFGKSANQLNPAEGAMLAGLLTAPSTLAPTNNLQRSQDRAATVLRLMQEQGYLTAAEMQKNQDSPAELSEAAAARAGGYFADWVMDSIPDFLGDQTTEDVVIRSTLDQRLQGAAEEALKYIFENKVRSGSKAQAAIVVMSADGAVRAMVGGRRTKVSGVFNRATQAKRQTGSAFKPFVYATALELGYSPYDRVLDAKYCLNIPGSGQWCPDNYTRRFYGEVTLARALRDSLNVPAVKISEAVGRDKVSRVARDFGIDSDLAAGPALALGASESSLLEMTGAYAGILNGGSSVTPYGVSELKLVEDSEALMGASGGIGERVIRPEAAQQLVWMMEKVISGGTGQRAQIPGWQAAGKSGTTSAAKDAWFIGFTADYVAGVWMGYDDNTPLSGVTGGGLPAEIWRETMVRVHDGLTPKPLPMLEPAPIAPPPQQTRRERRRQGPQLGKELGRAVDNILRDILGN, encoded by the coding sequence ATGGCTCAAGGATCCGGGCGAAAGCCTCTGGTGGCAGACAAACGCTATTCCAAGGGCGGCAGGGGCAAACCCTCCGCCGCGAAGAAGCCTGCGCGCAAGGCACCCGCGCGCAAGGCCAGGAAGCCGGGCCTGCTGGCGCGCCTGTTTGCCCGCAAGAAGACCCGCGCCAGGCCGGTGCCGAAGAAACGCGGGTTCATCGGCCTCTTGCTGGCGCCCTTTGCTTTCGCCTTCCGGCTGGCCTGGGGCCTGACCTGGCGCATCGGCATGGTGGTCTGCCTGCTGGCCGGGCTGGCGGTGGCGTTTCAATATGCCAGGCTGCCGGAGGTCTCGGCCTATCTGGACGGGCGCGCCCGCGGCTCTGTCACCATTCTCGACCGCGAGGGCGAGGTGTTCGCCTGGCGCGGCGACCAGTTCGGCGGCGTGGTAACGGCGGATACGGTTTCACCGCATCTGAAGAACGCCATTGTTGCGACTGAGGACAAGCGGTTCTACCGCCACTTCGGCATCTCGCCGCGCGGCGTTGCCAGCGCTATCCGCATCAACCTGAGCGAAGGCCGCGGGCCGTTGTCGGGCCACGGCGGCTCCACCATCACCCAGCAGGCCGCGAAACTCCTGTGCCTCGGCAAGGTCTATGACCCGGCCGAGTGGAAAAGCGAAAGCGCCTATGAGGCCGACTGCCGCAAGGGCTCGCTCTGGCGCAAGGGGACCGAGGCGATCTTTGCGCTGGCGATGGAAGCCAAGTACACCAAGGACGAGATCCTCTCGATCTACATGAACCGCGCTTATATGGGCGGCGGGGCCTATGGCGCGGAGGCCGCAGCACAGCGGTATTTCGGCAAATCCGCAAACCAGCTGAACCCGGCCGAAGGCGCGATGCTGGCGGGTCTGCTGACCGCGCCCTCGACGCTGGCGCCCACCAATAACCTGCAGCGCTCGCAGGACCGGGCAGCCACCGTGCTGCGGCTGATGCAGGAGCAGGGGTATCTGACTGCGGCGGAGATGCAGAAGAATCAGGACAGCCCGGCAGAGCTGAGCGAGGCCGCGGCGGCGCGGGCAGGGGGGTATTTCGCCGATTGGGTGATGGACAGCATCCCGGATTTCCTGGGCGACCAGACCACTGAGGATGTGGTGATCCGCTCTACTCTCGACCAGCGTCTGCAGGGAGCGGCTGAGGAAGCGCTGAAATACATCTTCGAGAACAAGGTCCGCTCCGGCTCCAAGGCGCAGGCGGCGATTGTGGTGATGAGCGCCGATGGCGCGGTGCGCGCCATGGTGGGCGGCCGCAGGACGAAGGTATCGGGCGTGTTCAACCGCGCGACCCAGGCCAAGCGGCAGACCGGATCGGCCTTCAAACCCTTTGTCTATGCAACAGCACTGGAGCTGGGCTACTCGCCGTATGACCGGGTGCTGGATGCCAAATACTGCCTGAATATCCCCGGATCCGGCCAGTGGTGCCCGGATAACTATACCCGCAGGTTTTACGGCGAAGTGACGCTGGCCCGCGCGCTGCGCGATTCCCTCAACGTGCCGGCGGTCAAGATTTCCGAGGCGGTGGGCCGGGACAAGGTCAGCCGGGTGGCGCGGGATTTCGGCATCGACAGCGACCTGGCGGCCGGGCCTGCGCTGGCGCTGGGTGCCTCGGAAAGCTCACTGCTGGAAATGACCGGCGCCTATGCCGGCATCCTCAACGGCGGCTCTTCGGTGACGCCTTACGGGGTGAGCGAGCTGAAACTGGTCGAGGACAGCGAGGCGCTGATGGGCGCCAGCGGCGGCATCGGCGAACGGGTGATCCGTCCCGAGGCGGCGCAGCAGCTGGTCTGGATGATGGAGAAGGTGATTTCCGGCGGCACCGGCCAGCGGGCACAGATCCCGGGCTGGCAGGCAGCCGGCAAGTCGGGAACGACCTCGGCGGCCAAGGATGCCTGGTTCATCGGCTTCACCGCCGATTACGTGGCGGGGGTCTGGATGGGCTATGACGACAACACGCCGCTCAGCGGCGTGACCGGCGGCGGCCTGCCGGCCGAGATCTGGCGCGAGACCATGGTGCGGGTGCACGACGGCCTCACTCCGAAGCCGCTGCCGATGCTGGAGCCCGCCCCGATCGCCCCGCCGCCGCAGCAAACCCGCCGCGAGCGCCGCCGCCAGGGGCCGCAGCTGGGCAAGGAGCTGGGCCGTGCGGTCGACAACATCCTGCGCGACATCCTGGGCAACTGA
- a CDS encoding P-II family nitrogen regulator encodes MKMIIAAIKPFKLDEVRQALTGLGVSGLMVTEIKGFGAQAGHTEIYRGAEYEVNFVPKLKLELVVPADQAEQAVSVIAETARTGKIGDGKIFVLDVEQAVRVRTGETDLEAL; translated from the coding sequence ATGAAAATGATCATAGCTGCCATCAAGCCCTTCAAGCTGGACGAGGTCCGCCAGGCGCTGACCGGTCTTGGCGTGAGCGGGCTGATGGTGACCGAAATCAAGGGCTTTGGCGCCCAGGCAGGCCACACGGAAATCTACCGCGGCGCGGAATACGAGGTGAATTTCGTGCCGAAGCTGAAGCTGGAGCTGGTGGTGCCTGCAGACCAGGCCGAGCAGGCCGTCAGCGTCATCGCCGAGACCGCCCGCACCGGCAAGATCGGCGATGGCAAGATTTTTGTTCTGGATGTCGAACAGGCCGTGCGGGTGCGCACCGGCGAAACCGATCTCGAGGCGCTGTAA